Sequence from the Sulfuracidifex tepidarius genome:
TACTTTACATAGTACAGTAAGTGCATGGCAAGGTTCGTAAAACACGAGGAAAGAGGTCCGTATCAAGTGAAGGCTTCCAACGGGGAGGTTTTTTACGTCTGTGGGTGTGGGCTTTCGAGGAACAAGCCTTACTGCGACGGTAGCCATAAGAGAACGCAGGACGAGCAGGGAATATACG
This genomic interval carries:
- a CDS encoding CDGSH iron-sulfur domain-containing protein, producing MARFVKHEERGPYQVKASNGEVFYVCGCGLSRNKPYCDGSHKRTQDEQGIYVYEGETRVKLA